The Carassius gibelio isolate Cgi1373 ecotype wild population from Czech Republic chromosome B18, carGib1.2-hapl.c, whole genome shotgun sequence sequence ATTAGTTTTACACTCCAAGAACAACTTCACGGAATGCTTACaacatgttttataataaaatgtttgaacAGAGGGCAAAGATGTATATTTATCTGGGCCGGACTTTATTTTTGGCCACTACTGTATACAGAGAAATTCTTCATGGCCCACTCAACCCCACTTATTAATTGAAATAGACTAACTTAAATACCTGTGAAAGTACACAGTCTTCTTATATTCAATAAATGTACattgtaaataaattacagtatAGAAATATTACCAGAATTAAATTATAGCTGGGCATTGAAGTCatccaaaaaaaatctaaatgtcatGTATGAACAACACTCTGCGTGTTAAATCAGCTTTTCCGCCTGCAAACCTAGTAAAATATTCTCTTGAAACCAGTCAGTTGGAAAACAACAGTTATCAGTCaaagataaaacaaacaaatatgggTATGTCTGAGAGAAATTCATTGTAGCGGCAAATACAAATCTTGGGAATTACATGGTATTAAAGAAATGTTCTGTGAACAAAATGATGAGGAAAAGCTCAGACTGTCATTTTAAACTAGATTAAAATGTGCATACAGAAAAATGATTCACTTAATGTAGCCAGGCAATCATCTGCACTTTTTAATCTTACAAACAGATGAGGTGAAATGGACAGTGAAGGGAAAAATACTGAATTTAGGTTAATTGGAAAGACATAATCCCCAACAGACAAGGTGCTTGGGCCTTTGGATTAAGGAGCTCTCGTAGTCTCTAATGGAAACTCTACTTGCCATATGGCTGTCTGAGATACAGGGACATCTGAAGCCGGCTGgacaaacaatatatattacCTCGGATTGTGGCTTATAAAAAAAAGCCGCTGACTATCTGATTGCTTTGGAATATTATTCCATGAGCTTCAATGTTCcatgtaaatctacattaaaTACACAGATGTGTACAAGCACTTGGCAAACAGATCCATACTTTAAGTGTCGGAGTCTTAGGAATGGGTCTAAGTAGAGATTAATTCACTGGTGTCAGGTTGCACTTTAAATGAGATAAGCaacttacagaaaaaaagtcaacaCATTGTAAATCCAGGATAATGCATAACATATTACTTTAAACTTACTATATAACCTCATTTTGCATTTACCAGGACTTGATTTGTAATGAGTTTGTTCTCTGAAACTCCCTTAATTTCCACCTGCTTTTCTCATAAATGTTTGGGGATTTTACATTTGGCATTTGCAGAGAATCTAGTTACCTAGATTCTGCAGTTGTAAGGTTTGAGTTAGCCAAGCTGATAAACAAACATTagtcttttttttacataaacattcTCTTCATGAGAATATGGCAAAGGCTTTTCTCTGTACTTCTGATCAGTAGCTAgacaaatatcattttaaatttagttcTGCTAATAGAATTAAATTAGGATTAGAATACACAACAAATgtgggggtcagtaagatttctgaaggatcatgttacactgaagactgaaaattcaggttgacatgacaggaataaattacattttaaaatatactaaaataatggtaataataataaaaaagaaaacagccataatatacagtataacattattatattgtatttctgatcaaacaaatgcagccttagggagcataataaaaaatcttaccaaatcCAAACTTTAGTGTAATATagtgtaatattatttatataaagaaatatttctacattctattataaataaaaaaaaaaaaaacaatccctgAAGTCCTCTTATTGGTGGATGCATTCATGGGAACTGCATTATGGGACGACGTGATGAAGTCATTAAGAAGCTTACAGACGTTGGGGCAGATTAGATTCTGCTCTTCTAATCCAACAGATTATCACTGAACACAACTCTACTGACCAGTAGGGCTTTACATTTCAACACAATTCTCATGCATTGATCATTTACTGCGTTCTTCACTGCAAAACATTTCAAAGAGGACCCTTTTACAAAATCTGCAGGAGATGGACTGACCACAGATGGGATTTATGTCATGTGGCGATGCATTTCCATGATAATTCTAATAAGAGTACATGTGGATGCCGTGCTTCAGATAATACTACGTACTGTCACTAATGGATATAGGTGCTCATCGGTTTGGCAGTTGAGCAGCAGCAACATCATTTTCTACTAACCTGGTGTGTGCTTGGAAGACATTCAGTACTTTTAAGAAGAGATAAATGGTATCCTTAGCACCGTGTGGGGACATGGAACCAGAAGTTGAAGAAGCAGAGGAGACAACGTTGAAGTCTGAGATGTTTGTAAAGACAGTTTGTGACGAACAGGAGGTGAAAGGTGAAGAACCTATTTGGCAGCCATGGCAGGTGTTTGAAGAACCAATCAAGGAGCTGCAGAGAAAGAATATCACAGAAATAGAGGATGGGGAGAAAGCAGCAGAAGACAACAAGAATGAAGAAGGAAGTGAGATGAAAAATGAAATGGATAATGAAGTGGCAGAAGAGATGAAGTATGCTGAAAACTTAAGCAACATACCAACAGATGCTAATGACTCAAGCGGTGACCCAACCAATGAGCCTATCTGCTCAAATTCTCACACCAGCCCACCTGAGACCAATGAATCAGACATAGAACACATCAGAAAACTGATAAAGACTCCCAGCTTTGGGAAAACAGTTCGTTTTATGGAAATTGAAGTAGTGGAAGAAAGGGACAGCTCAGTGGACTCTCTTTTTCCAGACTTTGAGACAGTAGAATGGACCACCACCAGTTTTGAGGAGCTGTTTCTGGCAGATGACTGGAAGGACATTGCAGGTAAGATGTCCACAATTACATATTTGTTAAGTCTTAGTTCCAAAATGATTTTTTACAGTGATGCAATATTAGAAACATTTTGGGCTCAAAAAGGATCTTTTCAGTGAACGTTTCAGTGCAGTCACATTTAGTGTTGTTTGCCAAATTCACACAATTGGGAATTTAATATGAGGACAAAAGATTTCCCAATGCAGATTTTGCAAAGTTTTCCAGTTGGTCACAGGgatccaccataatgaccaacagaaagctgcttggttttaaAGTAAGTTCTGTGGGGCTATAGGCCCTACGTTCATcgctacactattgacaataaACAATGAAGCTTTTTGGCCAAAGAAAATTCTCCAAAGCGGAACTATATTCAGTGCAAAGAACtttttaaaggtgtcatatgatgttgctaaaaaaaacataattttgcgTATTTGGTTTAATAAAATGAGTTTATGccatttaaggttaaaaaaacacatagttttccacatattgtacattattgtttctcctctatgccccaagTTTCTGAAGCGTGTCATTTttcggtctgaaaagtgaggtttGTTCTGATTGGCTAGCTATCCGGTGCATTGTGATTGAccgaatgcctcaagtgtgtaacggaaatgttatgccccttgccATACATTGATGCGTGTCCTGGTGAGAACACCAgtgcgacaagacaaaaacaataaaacccattacaaacaatccacttgttgcatccagtggggacataattacggattataatggctcatactgtgtttttacacattgcattgtgccatgtaaacataaaaccatgtctgcatttgtgatcggaaaaatgacaaaaaactaGCGCTATTCTACACCAGCGGTTCTTAATTCCAATCCTCGCGCCCcacagctctgcatattttgcatgtctctctttgttaacacacctaatTCAGATAATCatctcattagaagtgagctccgtgcatgaactgtgttcccattgacataaTCCTTACATAGTGTTCATTGccccctactccctgagcaggggaaatctgttgaagttacCTCACTTGAgtacattcattcatggatttgcgcTGCACAatgtcttcacacatggacaagtgtgacatcatatacctctgtagataaatagaaattaaattcATTCCTCgcacacttcagtgcactttAAATGGAAAACATGTACATTCCcttcaaactggaatcatggGGGAATaccctgtgatgtccacttcgcagggcacttacgttcgaatagaacaaacatctgaagccataagagaaacatgcaaaatgtgcagagcagggggcgcGAGGAACGCGAGGAGCAGGGGGCATGTTCAAAACGCGTGTTCgagtcatcagtggcaaatcctttaaatatctaaacatacttacagactgtgagtcataACAGCCGGCATTGTTGTCTACTCTGTTCTGgagcagtgttgtaaatacaacttaaccactatTTTCTAGTTGtgccctcttttggaaggccaaacaaagtattttcgctttcacaacgaaacagcgtctccacaactTGGCGCCGGCAACAATAGCGACAATCAAAGGTTAAGGCTtccttctttgcgtgaacatttgggcggcgtaaTACAAATCTTACTTCAtcatgacgtagacatgtgggggcaagTTTAAACTAGGCGTTTTAGGAGGACATGagcaagtcttaacttttataaagaatatctctttgggtttgaaacTTATTATTTGCAACATTACCGATCTTCTTTATGTACCAAAGTACTTGTAACtctccaaaaagaaaggaaaacttgaaatcgcatgatatgacccctttaataatctgaagaaccttgtTTTACTATAAAGAGTTTTTTGTTCCATGGAAATGTTCCATGTATGTTTAAACATTCTTCATGGACCCATCTACAGAATGTTATGCTAATGTCCCCAAAAACTTCTTATTCACCCTCACGTCTTGTTTTTCAcataaacaattaaaatcaataaagttTGATGTAGTTTTTTGACCCATAAGATTTTCATTACTTGGATAGaaacagctgaaacattctttaaaatatattattttgattttcaCAGTGGTAAGAAAGTCATatagttttggaatgacatgacagaattttcattttggggggaaCAATTCCTTTAACTTGCTTAACCAGAAATACGTCTTTGGTCAATCAGCTTCACTAACACCACCCTAAGAACATCCTCAAGTTTGACACTATTGCTTTAGGGTCTTGTTGATTTCTTTCCCCTCCACCACCCTAACCGCCTGTAGATAACCGTCTGCTAAGGAAGAAGGTGTTACAGGCCAGCCCAGAGAATGTCCTGTCCCCGGCTTGGGGTCAAGAGGTCACACTGAAAATGCAGGGTGTGCTGGAGGATAGGACTGTGGTGGAGAAAGACTGCAAGCTGGTCTTCATTATCGGAGAGGGAGATGTCAACCAGGTGAGACACCTCACAGGCAGAGGAGGGGcagccgcacacacacacacacaaacacacacactcaaaagaaGCCTTGGAACACCTGCCTGCTTCTTGTCTATCACCCCGCACCTGCTGCCTGCTGAGTTTTCCATAGGGATTAACCTGTGTTTTCACATGTTGAGTTCTGTATGTGTTTACCCAAGGTTGGGAAATAGTAACCTCCTTGCTGATTCACTTTTCAGTGAAAAGTTAGTATGGTCAGTTTTGTTTGCCAACATTTTTAGACGCTTCTAACTGCATAAAAGCCTTAAAAGTCTGCGAATAAGCATTgcttcatttaatttaacttgttGAGACTAAATCAAAGTACAGTATGGTAAAATCTATATGTGTTACCTGAAGTTTAAAACTGTCTTGCATGCATAGGCCCTGGAAGAGTGCACCATTTCAATGACGCAAGGGGAGATCGCTTTACTTCTTGCAGATTCACAATACACCTATGGACACCTGGGAAGGTAAGAAGGAAAAAATAATGGTATTATTTGTCCAATAACATACACACTGACTGAGTTTTATGCTTAAATGCAAGCAGGTTTGGTGAATTTAGGTTCTTTCACATTCTGTTATAAGTTCGAAATTCAAGAAGGAAATAAAGGAGGGTGGAGGACACTGTTGAACAAGTCTCTTGTGACATCAGTTTGAAAAAATCAAGTGGCTTCTATTCTCACTGGCTGGGACAGAATCCTTTTATACCTGTTGCTCTCAGGGCAAACGGCCTGTCCCCAGTAGCTTATTTAATGAACCATGAACAGGAGCAGATGGCCTTCCCAAAACACCATTCAGGAACTCCTCCCCTCCCCTATCCTCTCAGTTCTTTAACTAAAGGCAATAATTTTGTTTAACCACTTGCTttactcatttttattttcttttttacaccATGAAGGTGAAAactcattaaaatgtaaattcagtGCTTACATTGTTGATGTGTATCTTTTCAgaagtaaaaagacaaaaacagttGTCTGAATCAGCACATTCTCCGGAATGTGTGACATTTATCAGATGATGGCAAAACTGACTCATTATCAGGCAACCCCCATGCACATGGTGATATACAGATAAAGAGGAAGTACTGTACATAATGCTATAAATGTATTAGtgagctttttaatgtttttgatagAAGACTTGtgtgctcactaaggctgcatttatttgattatgaaaaattgtcaaattgtaattttcattccattactccagtcttcagtgacacgtgattcttcagaaatcattctaatatgctgatttggtgctgaagaaaGAAACAGAGCTTATTaccaatgctgaaaacagattttttttttcttcagaattcactgatgaatagaaagttcaaaagaactgcattgatttgaaattgttttttaaaatattttaaaatattaaagttttgaCCAATTTAaggcacccttgctgaataaaaatgtaaattactttaataaataaataaataaataatctattactGAGCGCAAACTTTTGAATGTAGTCTGATATGTGCAcacatgtatactgtatattaaatattttggtaaCTCTTTActttaaacctttatttataatgcattataaaagaagttttaatgcattaattatgccttgtaatgcacctttTAATTCATTGTACAATCACATAACTGTAACCACAGTTAATACAACACTGTATCAGTTCATTGTTCCACTAAGAATTTTAAATATGGTTATAATTATTTACGCAATATATGATGTATTACAAtacacattatgaataattagaAAGCATTATACCTTTTAATAACCATTTATAACACATTATACACAAAGGCTATAAgttaagtgttaccaatatttttatcttgtttttaatgtattttaaaacaatttagtaaATCAAATAGGCTAGTACTGATATAAATAGCTATTTCATTTTCAATGCGTTTATATTCATACGTTTACTGAGTAAATACATGCATCTAGATAAGCAGTAACCGgtcatgtgtttttgagaagatgTTCCACAGTTCATGATTTTCCTTTGTGAATTGCCTTTAAATCAATTGCACTG is a genomic window containing:
- the fkbp16 gene encoding FKBP prolyl isomerase 16, translated to MVSLAPCGDMEPEVEEAEETTLKSEMFVKTVCDEQEVKGEEPIWQPWQVFEEPIKELQRKNITEIEDGEKAAEDNKNEEGSEMKNEMDNEVAEEMKYAENLSNIPTDANDSSGDPTNEPICSNSHTSPPETNESDIEHIRKLIKTPSFGKTVRFMEIEVVEERDSSVDSLFPDFETVEWTTTSFEELFLADDWKDIADNRLLRKKVLQASPENVLSPAWGQEVTLKMQGVLEDRTVVEKDCKLVFIIGEGDVNQALEECTISMTQGEIALLLADSQYTYGHLGREPDIPAWAPLLYQLQLLDFREKPDPLSLPIPERIRIGNQKRERGNFYFQREEYSMAAQAYLMALDMLTTRTYDSQSCAAEEEEEEVNDYRVKCLNNLAAAQLKLGQFDEALHTSRDVLFLDPQNVKALFRKGKLLSDRGEYEEAMETLKKALKLEPSTKAIHAELSKLVKRQAGESETQSWQAKPAQMFGENIAPSLTPPPKKKPFGISWKFLLGALVVALGSLVTSVVLTARN